In bacterium YEK0313, one genomic interval encodes:
- a CDS encoding Amidohydrolase, producing MLIDAHHHFWQIARGDYGWLTPDLGAIHRDFGPADLRPLTARHGIGATILVQAAPTVAETRFLLSIAAAEPSVAGVVGWADFDAPDAPAAIAELAGDRLLVGLRPMVQDMADDDWLARPDHAPALEALERHGLVFDALVLPRHLPRLAAVARRHPGLSIVIDHLAKPPIAEGRLDPWRADMAALAVLPNVACKLSGMVTEAAAGWTVDHLRPYADHVLAAFGPGRVLWGSDWPVATLAASYDAWVGATEALLAALPPVERAAVRGGNAARLYLGRRGRPLRP from the coding sequence ATGCTGATCGATGCTCACCACCATTTCTGGCAGATCGCCCGCGGCGACTACGGCTGGCTGACGCCGGACCTCGGTGCGATCCACCGCGATTTCGGCCCGGCGGATCTGCGCCCCCTCACCGCCCGCCATGGCATCGGCGCGACCATCCTGGTGCAGGCGGCTCCGACAGTTGCCGAAACCCGCTTTCTCCTGTCGATCGCGGCGGCGGAGCCGTCGGTGGCGGGCGTCGTCGGCTGGGCCGACTTCGACGCGCCCGACGCGCCGGCGGCGATCGCGGAGCTCGCCGGCGACCGGCTGCTCGTCGGCCTCAGGCCGATGGTCCAGGACATGGCCGACGACGACTGGCTGGCCCGGCCGGATCACGCCCCCGCCCTCGAGGCGCTGGAGCGGCACGGGCTCGTCTTCGACGCCCTGGTGCTGCCGCGCCACCTTCCCCGGCTTGCCGCGGTCGCCCGGCGCCATCCCGGGCTCAGCATCGTCATCGACCATCTGGCAAAGCCGCCCATCGCCGAAGGCCGGCTCGACCCGTGGCGCGCCGACATGGCGGCCCTCGCGGTGCTGCCCAATGTCGCCTGCAAGCTGTCGGGCATGGTCACGGAGGCGGCTGCCGGCTGGACGGTCGACCATCTCAGGCCCTATGCCGACCATGTCCTGGCGGCGTTCGGCCCGGGGCGCGTGCTGTGGGGCTCCGACTGGCCGGTTGCGACCCTCGCCGCAAGCTATGACGCCTGGGTCGGCGCGACCGAGGCGCTGCTGGCGGCATTGCCGCCGGTAGAGCGCGCGGCCGTACGCGGTGGCAATGCCGCCCGCCTCTATCTCGGGCGCCGCGGCCGGCCCTTGCGGCCGTGA
- the dppE_2 gene encoding Dipeptide-binding protein DppE precursor, producing the protein MARTSHSSLSRRTALAALAGAAAALARPAVAQPVSTLKFIPSTDLAALDPIWTTGYVVRNHGYMVFDMLFSLDSSFKVRPQMAEGHDVTDDGKTCTIRLREGLKFHDGVPVLARDCVASIRRWAARDGFGQTLMAATDELAAVDDRTLRFRLKAPFPLLPDALGKMSGPVPFMMPERLALTDPNQQIKEAVGSGPFRFLVGEWRQGAGAAYARFDGYVPRNEKPDGLAGGKVVNVQRVQWHTMADNSTAMSAMRTGEMDWLEIPAPDLLPLVARQRGYTIAPLDPVGIYSLMRFNSLVPPFDDVAVRRAVLRAVNQADYLQAMAGDAKLYSECKAFFPCGTPFSTGTGSAIMDGRLDEARAMLKASSYDGRKVVILASADQPLLSPLGEVTADLLKRLGMQVDLVTMDWGSLLARRASQKPAEEGGWNIFHTTGAAAEFMSPASHVALRGTGRAGWSGWPTDARLEELRTAWFAATGEAAQKQAAAAMEQRAFETAPYVPLGQIRQPTLYRNVVTDVLQASGPVFWNLRKA; encoded by the coding sequence ATGGCCAGGACGTCTCATTCCTCCCTGTCGCGGCGCACGGCGCTCGCCGCGCTTGCCGGCGCCGCGGCGGCGCTCGCCCGGCCTGCCGTGGCGCAGCCGGTCAGCACGCTCAAGTTCATTCCCTCGACCGATCTTGCCGCGCTGGATCCGATCTGGACCACCGGCTACGTCGTGCGCAACCACGGCTACATGGTCTTCGACATGCTGTTCTCGCTGGATTCGAGCTTCAAGGTCCGGCCGCAAATGGCCGAAGGCCATGATGTGACCGATGACGGCAAGACCTGCACGATCCGGCTGCGCGAAGGCCTGAAGTTCCATGACGGCGTGCCGGTGCTGGCGCGCGACTGCGTGGCCAGCATCCGCCGCTGGGCGGCGCGCGACGGCTTCGGCCAGACGCTGATGGCCGCGACCGACGAGCTCGCCGCGGTCGACGACCGCACGCTGCGGTTCCGCTTGAAGGCGCCGTTCCCGCTGCTGCCCGACGCGCTCGGCAAGATGTCGGGGCCAGTGCCCTTCATGATGCCGGAGCGGCTTGCTCTGACCGACCCGAACCAGCAGATCAAGGAGGCGGTGGGGTCCGGCCCGTTCCGCTTTCTTGTCGGTGAATGGCGCCAGGGGGCGGGTGCGGCTTATGCCCGTTTCGACGGCTATGTGCCGCGCAACGAGAAGCCCGACGGCCTGGCCGGCGGCAAGGTGGTCAATGTCCAGCGCGTGCAGTGGCACACCATGGCCGACAATTCCACCGCCATGTCGGCCATGCGCACCGGCGAGATGGACTGGCTGGAAATCCCGGCGCCCGACCTGCTGCCGCTGGTCGCGCGTCAGCGCGGCTATACCATCGCGCCGCTCGACCCCGTCGGCATCTACAGCCTGATGCGCTTCAACAGCCTGGTTCCACCTTTCGACGATGTCGCCGTGCGCCGGGCGGTGCTGCGTGCGGTCAACCAGGCCGACTACCTACAGGCCATGGCGGGGGATGCCAAGCTCTACAGCGAGTGCAAGGCCTTCTTCCCTTGTGGCACGCCATTCTCGACCGGCACCGGCTCGGCGATCATGGATGGGCGCCTCGATGAGGCGCGCGCCATGCTCAAGGCGAGCAGCTATGACGGGCGCAAGGTGGTGATCCTGGCCTCCGCCGACCAGCCGCTGCTCTCGCCGCTCGGCGAGGTGACCGCCGACCTCCTGAAGCGGCTCGGCATGCAGGTCGACCTGGTGACCATGGACTGGGGCAGCCTGCTCGCGCGGCGCGCGTCCCAGAAGCCCGCCGAGGAAGGCGGCTGGAACATCTTCCATACGACCGGTGCGGCGGCGGAGTTCATGAGCCCGGCCTCCCACGTCGCGTTGCGCGGCACCGGCCGTGCCGGCTGGTCCGGCTGGCCGACCGACGCACGGCTCGAAGAGCTGCGCACGGCCTGGTTCGCCGCCACGGGCGAAGCGGCGCAGAAACAGGCCGCGGCCGCCATGGAGCAGCGGGCCTTCGAGACGGCACCCTATGTGCCGCTCGGCCAGATCCGCCAGCCGACGCTCTATCGCAACGTCGTCACCGACGTGCTGCAGGCAAGCGGGCCGGTATTCTGGAACCTGCGCAAGGCCTGA
- a CDS encoding hypothetical protein (MlrC C-terminus), whose protein sequence is MKIFMATLATETNTFSPIPTGREAFSGGRDWFRNDGSRHAATVANIPLIAWRQLGEADGHEVVESICTFAQPAGTTLRQVYEDLRDTLIADLQAAMPVDVVLLFMHGAMVAEGYDDCEGDTLAKVRAVVGPRAKVGIELDLHCHLTELMRRSATAIVTFKEYPHTDIGDRAPELYRLCLDAAAGRTQPVMAYYDCRMISTYRPTLQPMRGYVDRMMAMEGKDGILSVSLGHGFPWADVPDVGAKVVVIADGDEAKAAATAARLGHELWDLRDAVAARLDTIDDAINAALAGGAGPLVVADAADNPGGGAPADSTFILKRLIERGTTGAALGCFWDPQAVQFCAEAGEGARFLLRVGGKCGPVSGDPVDLMVTVRRVVADHSQSGLSGGRSRLGQSVWVSADGIDLVLVSVRAQTFSPDAFTGLGLGLDDKRLVAVKSSQHFQAGFAPVAREIRYVSSPGALQFDYAEIPYTKLATPFWPRVADPFAKA, encoded by the coding sequence ATGAAGATTTTCATGGCGACGCTCGCCACGGAAACCAACACTTTCTCGCCCATTCCGACCGGCAGGGAGGCCTTCTCGGGCGGCCGCGACTGGTTCCGCAACGACGGCAGCCGGCATGCCGCGACGGTCGCCAATATTCCCCTGATCGCCTGGCGCCAGCTCGGCGAGGCCGACGGCCACGAGGTGGTGGAGAGCATCTGCACCTTCGCCCAGCCCGCCGGCACCACGCTGCGCCAGGTCTACGAGGACCTGCGCGACACGCTGATCGCCGATCTGCAGGCGGCCATGCCTGTCGACGTCGTGCTCCTGTTCATGCACGGGGCGATGGTTGCCGAAGGCTATGACGACTGCGAGGGCGACACGCTCGCCAAGGTGCGCGCGGTGGTCGGGCCCAGGGCCAAGGTCGGCATCGAGCTCGACCTGCACTGCCATCTCACCGAGCTGATGCGCCGGTCGGCGACCGCCATCGTGACCTTCAAGGAATATCCGCACACCGATATCGGCGACCGGGCGCCGGAGCTCTATCGCCTGTGTCTCGATGCCGCCGCCGGCCGGACCCAGCCGGTCATGGCCTATTACGATTGCCGGATGATCTCGACCTATCGGCCGACGCTCCAGCCCATGCGCGGCTATGTCGACCGGATGATGGCGATGGAGGGCAAGGACGGCATCCTCTCGGTGTCGCTCGGCCATGGCTTTCCCTGGGCCGACGTGCCTGACGTCGGCGCCAAGGTCGTGGTGATTGCCGATGGCGACGAGGCCAAGGCCGCCGCCACCGCCGCCCGGCTCGGCCACGAGCTCTGGGATCTGCGCGATGCGGTCGCCGCGCGGCTCGACACGATCGACGATGCCATCAACGCCGCCCTTGCCGGCGGCGCTGGGCCGCTCGTCGTGGCCGATGCCGCCGACAACCCCGGCGGCGGCGCGCCGGCCGACAGCACCTTCATCCTGAAGCGCCTGATCGAGCGCGGCACCACCGGCGCGGCGCTCGGCTGCTTCTGGGATCCGCAGGCGGTCCAGTTCTGCGCCGAGGCGGGCGAGGGTGCACGCTTCCTCCTGCGCGTCGGCGGCAAATGCGGGCCGGTCTCCGGCGATCCGGTCGACCTGATGGTGACGGTCAGGCGCGTCGTCGCCGACCATTCGCAGTCGGGCCTCAGCGGCGGCCGCTCGCGGCTCGGCCAGAGCGTCTGGGTCTCCGCCGACGGCATCGATCTCGTTCTCGTCTCCGTCCGGGCCCAGACCTTCTCGCCCGACGCATTTACCGGCCTCGGCCTCGGGCTCGACGACAAGCGTCTCGTCGCGGTCAAGTCCTCGCAGCATTTCCAGGCCGGCTTCGCACCGGTCGCGCGCGAGATCCGCTACGTGTCGAGCCCCGGCGCCCTGCAGTTCGACTATGCCGAAATTCCCTATACGAAGCTCGCGACGCCGTTCTGGCCGCGCGTCGCCGATCCCTTCGCCAAAGCCTGA
- a CDS encoding DNA-binding transcriptional repressor PuuR, with protein sequence MTINAPASPRPLLGDCLKAARRARNLTLKDVSERTGMALSTLSKVENHQMSLTYDKLLQLSAGLGMEVAELFHPVGAAAPASAVPTARRSISRGGEGQFIRTHAYGYHYQCTELLGKRMVPIIAELQARTLEEFGPLMRHAGEEYLLVLEGRVAVHTEFYAPEILEAGDGIYIDSTMAHAYLNAGEGTARAICVCSADNPDLYEQLQELARGAMPPG encoded by the coding sequence ATGACGATCAACGCCCCTGCTTCTCCCCGCCCCCTGCTCGGTGACTGCCTCAAGGCCGCCCGGCGGGCCCGCAACCTGACCCTGAAGGATGTGTCGGAACGGACCGGCATGGCACTCTCGACCCTGTCCAAGGTCGAGAACCATCAGATGTCGCTGACCTATGACAAGCTGCTGCAGCTCAGCGCCGGGCTCGGCATGGAGGTCGCCGAGCTGTTCCACCCGGTCGGCGCGGCGGCGCCGGCAAGCGCGGTGCCGACCGCCCGGCGCAGCATCAGCCGCGGCGGCGAAGGCCAGTTCATCCGCACCCACGCCTATGGCTATCACTATCAGTGCACGGAATTGCTCGGAAAGCGCATGGTGCCGATCATCGCCGAGCTGCAGGCGCGCACGCTGGAGGAGTTCGGCCCGCTGATGCGCCATGCCGGCGAGGAATATCTGCTGGTGCTGGAAGGCCGGGTCGCCGTGCACACCGAGTTCTACGCGCCCGAGATCCTGGAGGCCGGGGACGGCATCTATATCGACAGCACCATGGCGCATGCCTATCTCAACGCCGGCGAAGGCACGGCGCGTGCCATCTGCGTTTGCAGCGCCGACAATCCCGATCTCTACGAGCAGTTGCAGGAGCTGGCCCGCGGCGCGATGCCGCCGGGCTAG
- the fadK gene encoding Short-chain-fatty-acid--CoA ligase: MKFDAVLVAPRRARMEAAGLWQGKTPLDHFEACLAEKPDATALVGIRVGTEARAAFTYAELDRLSWRAAAGLLRLGLKRDDILACQLPNSWEFLVLYLACCKLGIVFNPVMPIFRERELRFMLRHGEVPVFVVPKTLRNFDHEVMADAMRPDLPDLRHVVVAGGEGSNSFERVLLDPALEAEVADARARSARDRSGANDVCQLIYTSGTTGEPKGVMHTANTMFANLAAYAERLRLGASDIVLMASPMAHQTGFMYGVLLPFLLHAPLVVTDMWDKALAARLVACERITFTMASTPFLIDLAAAVEDERTDCSSLRIFLCAGTAIPGPVVERAEKALGAKVISAWGMTENGAVSLVSPDDPPERSVNTDGFALEGMELQVRGGDGTPQEPGIEGELHVRGCSNFVGYLKRPQWNATDADGWFHTGDLARMDDRGYIRICGRSKDVIIRGAENIPVVEVEALLYGHPAVQQIAIVAYPDDRLGERACAFVVPRQGATFDFAEMVRFLDAQKLARQFYPERLEIRDVLPSTASGKIQKFVLRQQLREEYEQARA, encoded by the coding sequence ATGAAATTCGACGCCGTGCTGGTCGCACCGCGCCGCGCCCGGATGGAGGCCGCCGGCCTCTGGCAAGGCAAGACCCCGCTCGATCACTTCGAGGCCTGCCTCGCCGAAAAGCCTGACGCGACGGCTCTCGTCGGTATCCGCGTCGGCACCGAGGCGCGGGCGGCATTCACCTATGCCGAGCTCGATCGCCTGTCGTGGCGCGCCGCCGCCGGCTTGCTGAGGCTTGGCCTGAAACGCGACGACATCCTGGCCTGCCAGCTGCCGAATTCCTGGGAGTTCCTGGTTCTCTATCTGGCCTGCTGCAAGCTCGGCATCGTCTTCAATCCGGTCATGCCCATCTTCCGGGAGCGCGAGCTGCGCTTCATGTTGCGGCATGGCGAGGTGCCGGTCTTCGTCGTGCCCAAGACCCTGCGCAACTTCGACCACGAAGTCATGGCCGACGCGATGCGGCCCGACCTGCCCGATCTCAGGCATGTCGTCGTCGCCGGTGGCGAAGGATCGAACAGTTTCGAGCGCGTGCTGCTCGATCCGGCACTCGAGGCCGAGGTTGCCGATGCGCGCGCGAGGAGCGCGCGCGACCGCAGCGGCGCCAACGATGTCTGCCAGCTCATCTACACGTCGGGCACGACGGGCGAGCCGAAGGGGGTGATGCATACGGCCAACACCATGTTCGCCAACCTCGCCGCCTATGCCGAAAGGCTCCGGCTCGGTGCCAGCGACATCGTGCTGATGGCCTCGCCCATGGCTCACCAGACCGGCTTCATGTACGGCGTTCTGCTGCCCTTCTTGCTGCATGCCCCGCTGGTCGTGACCGATATGTGGGACAAGGCGCTGGCCGCGCGGCTGGTCGCCTGCGAGAGGATCACCTTCACCATGGCCTCGACGCCGTTCCTGATCGATCTGGCGGCGGCCGTCGAGGACGAGCGGACCGACTGCTCGAGCCTGCGCATCTTCCTCTGCGCCGGAACCGCCATTCCCGGCCCGGTGGTCGAGCGCGCCGAGAAGGCGCTCGGTGCCAAGGTGATCTCGGCCTGGGGCATGACCGAGAACGGCGCGGTCAGCCTCGTCTCGCCGGACGATCCGCCGGAGCGTTCGGTCAATACCGACGGCTTCGCATTGGAGGGCATGGAGCTGCAGGTCCGTGGCGGCGACGGTACGCCGCAGGAGCCGGGCATCGAGGGCGAACTCCATGTGCGCGGCTGTTCCAACTTTGTCGGCTATCTCAAGCGTCCGCAATGGAATGCCACCGATGCGGACGGCTGGTTTCACACCGGCGATCTCGCCCGCATGGACGACAGGGGCTACATCCGGATCTGCGGCCGTTCGAAGGACGTGATCATTCGCGGCGCGGAGAATATCCCGGTCGTCGAGGTCGAGGCGCTGCTCTACGGCCACCCCGCCGTGCAGCAGATCGCGATCGTCGCCTATCCCGACGATCGCCTGGGCGAACGGGCCTGCGCATTCGTCGTGCCGCGGCAGGGCGCGACCTTCGATTTCGCGGAAATGGTGCGCTTCCTCGACGCGCAGAAGCTGGCGCGGCAGTTCTATCCCGAACGCCTGGAAATTCGCGACGTCTTGCCGTCGACGGCTTCGGGCAAGATCCAGAAATTTGTGCTGCGACAGCAGTTGCGCGAGGAGTACGAGCAGGCCAGGGCTTGA
- the acdA_1 gene encoding Acyl-CoA dehydrogenase, whose product MRPTIFDSDDLDALRALARRFAADHLAPGCRSREAAGAFDKDLVRRMGSLGLIAPELPEQFGGLGAGSIYSGAIIEEIARADFNVGYVNVLASLNGQILANFANADIKGHWLPRLIAGEVMIAIALTEPRGGSDAANLGLRMERSGGHYVINGEKTSISVADQAAGTVVFARTGRPEDGARGVSAIFVPMDLPGISTTRFTDLGQHAIGRGSIFFDNVKVPADHLLGEEGRGFVQVMQGFDFSRSLIGLQCLGTARQSLDETWAYIGERKAFGKPLGAFQGVTHQLADFDTRVEAARLLSFNALWLKDNGLPHVAEAAMAKWWPPLIAYETIHACLLIHGHAAYSTELPFEQRLRDVLGLQIGDGTAHVMKNIIARERAGRAAVAA is encoded by the coding sequence ATGCGTCCGACGATATTCGACAGCGACGATCTCGACGCCTTGCGCGCATTGGCCCGCAGGTTCGCCGCCGATCACCTCGCGCCCGGCTGCCGGAGTCGCGAGGCGGCCGGCGCCTTCGACAAGGATCTGGTGCGCCGCATGGGCAGCCTCGGCCTGATCGCTCCGGAACTGCCGGAGCAGTTCGGCGGCCTCGGCGCCGGCAGCATCTATTCCGGCGCCATCATCGAGGAGATCGCGCGGGCCGATTTCAATGTCGGCTATGTCAATGTCCTGGCTTCGCTCAACGGCCAGATCCTCGCCAATTTCGCGAATGCCGACATCAAGGGCCACTGGCTGCCGCGGCTGATCGCCGGCGAGGTCATGATCGCGATCGCGCTGACGGAGCCGCGCGGCGGCTCGGACGCGGCCAATCTCGGCCTGAGGATGGAGCGCTCCGGCGGGCACTACGTGATCAACGGCGAGAAGACCTCGATATCGGTGGCCGACCAGGCGGCCGGAACCGTGGTTTTTGCCCGCACCGGCAGGCCGGAGGATGGCGCGCGGGGCGTCTCTGCCATTTTCGTTCCAATGGACCTGCCGGGCATCTCGACGACACGCTTCACCGATCTCGGCCAGCATGCGATCGGCCGCGGCTCGATCTTCTTCGACAATGTCAAAGTGCCGGCCGATCACCTGCTCGGCGAGGAGGGCAGGGGCTTCGTGCAGGTAATGCAGGGCTTCGATTTCTCGCGCTCGCTCATCGGCCTGCAATGTCTCGGCACGGCGCGCCAGTCGCTGGATGAAACATGGGCCTATATCGGCGAGCGCAAGGCCTTCGGCAAGCCGCTCGGCGCGTTCCAGGGCGTCACCCATCAGCTCGCCGATTTCGACACCAGGGTGGAAGCCGCGCGCCTGCTCAGTTTCAACGCCCTGTGGCTGAAGGACAACGGCCTGCCCCATGTCGCGGAGGCCGCGATGGCGAAATGGTGGCCGCCGCTCATCGCCTACGAGACGATCCATGCGTGCCTGCTGATCCACGGCCATGCGGCCTATTCGACCGAGCTGCCATTCGAGCAGCGGCTGCGCGACGTTCTGGGCCTGCAGATCGGCGATGGCACCGCGCACGTCATGAAAAACATCATCGCCCGCGAGCGTGCCGGGAGGGCTGCGGTCGCGGCGTGA
- the menB gene encoding 1,4-Dihydroxy-2-naphthoyl-CoA synthase — protein MTYEDILYDVNNGVATITINRPDTYNAFRGKTCEELIHAFNTAGWDRKIGVIVLAGAGDKAFCTGGDQSAHDGQYDGRGTIGLPMEELHSIIRDVPKPVIAKVQGFAIGGGNVLCTICDFTIAGEKAVFGQVGPKVGSVDPGFGTAFLARVVGEKKAREIWYLCRRYSAAEALAMGLVNTVVPNDRLDEEVDRWCAEIMERSPSAIAIAKRSFNADTEHQRGIAGLGMYALSLYYDTDESKEGGAAFREKRKPDFRKFAK, from the coding sequence ATGACCTACGAAGACATTCTCTACGACGTGAACAACGGCGTCGCGACCATCACCATCAACCGGCCCGACACATACAACGCCTTTCGTGGCAAGACCTGCGAGGAACTGATCCACGCCTTCAACACGGCCGGCTGGGACAGGAAGATCGGCGTGATCGTCCTCGCCGGCGCTGGCGACAAGGCATTCTGTACCGGCGGCGACCAGTCGGCCCATGACGGCCAATATGACGGCCGCGGCACGATCGGCCTGCCGATGGAGGAACTGCACTCCATCATCAGGGACGTCCCGAAGCCGGTCATCGCCAAGGTGCAGGGCTTCGCCATCGGCGGCGGCAATGTGCTGTGCACGATCTGCGACTTCACCATCGCCGGCGAGAAGGCGGTCTTCGGCCAGGTCGGCCCCAAGGTCGGGTCGGTCGATCCGGGCTTCGGCACCGCCTTCCTCGCCCGAGTCGTCGGCGAGAAGAAAGCGCGCGAGATCTGGTACCTGTGCCGGCGCTATTCGGCCGCCGAGGCGCTCGCCATGGGCCTCGTCAATACGGTCGTCCCGAACGACAGGCTCGACGAAGAAGTCGACAGATGGTGTGCCGAGATCATGGAGAGATCGCCCTCGGCGATTGCCATCGCCAAGCGCTCCTTCAATGCCGATACCGAGCACCAGCGCGGCATAGCCGGCCTCGGCATGTATGCCCTGTCGCTGTACTACGACACCGACGAGAGCAAGGAAGGCGGCGCCGCCTTCCGCGAAAAGCGCAAGCCGGATTTCCGCAAATTCGCGAAGTGA
- the fabG_2 gene encoding 3-oxoacyl-[acyl-carrier-protein] reductase FabG, which yields MRGLNGKVVVITGGGGGIGSATCRRFAEEGARVVVADIDGEAAERVVDGIKSRGGEAIVMVVDLTDYAATGSGVARIEAEFGPIEILVNNAGWDLFIPFLKSEPDYWTKIIDINLRSVLNITKPVLASMVARGKGGRVVSLGSDAGRGGSAGESVYSACKAGVIALSKTLAREHARHGVTFNTVCPGVTETAMLESFMAAAGDKEKLRAAFTKAVPLGRLGRPDDLPGAILFLASDEAAFITGQVISVSGGLTMHG from the coding sequence ATGCGTGGCTTGAATGGGAAAGTTGTTGTCATAACTGGCGGCGGTGGAGGCATAGGCTCGGCGACCTGCCGGCGCTTTGCCGAGGAAGGCGCCCGCGTCGTCGTCGCCGATATCGACGGGGAGGCGGCGGAGCGCGTCGTCGACGGCATCAAAAGCCGCGGCGGGGAGGCGATCGTGATGGTCGTCGATCTCACGGACTACGCGGCGACCGGTTCGGGTGTTGCGAGGATCGAAGCCGAGTTCGGTCCGATCGAAATCCTGGTCAACAATGCCGGCTGGGACCTGTTCATTCCCTTCCTGAAGTCCGAGCCGGACTACTGGACGAAGATCATCGACATCAACCTGCGCTCGGTGCTCAACATCACCAAGCCGGTGCTGGCCTCGATGGTGGCGCGCGGCAAGGGCGGGCGGGTCGTGTCGCTCGGTTCGGATGCCGGTCGCGGCGGCTCCGCGGGCGAGTCCGTTTATTCGGCCTGCAAGGCTGGCGTCATCGCCCTGTCCAAGACGCTTGCCCGTGAACATGCCCGTCACGGAGTGACCTTCAACACGGTCTGCCCCGGCGTCACCGAAACGGCGATGCTGGAAAGCTTCATGGCGGCGGCCGGCGACAAGGAGAAGCTGCGCGCGGCCTTCACCAAGGCGGTGCCCCTCGGGCGCCTCGGCCGCCCGGACGACCTGCCGGGCGCCATCCTTTTCCTGGCCAGCGACGAGGCCGCCTTCATCACCGGTCAGGTGATCTCGGTTTCGGGCGGCCTGACCATGCACGGCTGA
- the badR_3 gene encoding Transcriptional activatory protein BadR, with translation MSKHIDGFRDLTAGLSNRLFFRLYQCANMLHKTGTRALDAYGITTQQWAVLGALTRPAFEDGVPVGDLAAFLLVTRQNLAGVLSRLEALDYLERAVDPKDNRARLVRLTAKGRSLWDENMRPVIADYYDEALAGFSTEDRIHMIHYLDKLLGNFKAIDPEVDAGRRPEAAR, from the coding sequence ATGTCGAAACATATTGACGGATTTCGCGACCTGACGGCGGGCCTGAGCAACCGGCTCTTCTTCCGGCTGTACCAATGCGCGAACATGCTCCACAAAACCGGAACACGCGCGCTCGACGCCTATGGGATCACCACCCAGCAATGGGCGGTGCTGGGTGCCCTGACGCGGCCGGCCTTCGAAGACGGCGTGCCGGTCGGCGACCTCGCCGCGTTTCTCCTGGTGACCCGCCAGAACCTCGCCGGCGTCCTGTCGCGGCTGGAGGCGCTGGACTATCTGGAACGGGCCGTCGACCCCAAGGACAACCGTGCGCGGCTGGTGCGCCTGACCGCCAAGGGCCGCAGTCTGTGGGACGAGAACATGCGTCCCGTCATCGCCGATTATTATGACGAGGCGCTTGCCGGCTTTTCGACCGAGGACCGGATCCACATGATCCACTACCTCGACAAGCTGCTCGGCAATTTCAAGGCCATCGATCCGGAGGTCGATGCCGGCCGCAGACCGGAAGCGGCGCGGTAA
- the dapA_1 gene encoding 4-hydroxy-tetrahydrodipicolinate synthase, with the protein MDPESLKGVIVPLTTPFDASGEIDGRAYRAQIEWMLAEGVDGIVVGGSTGEGFALDEGEVVELAHIALEAAAGRVPVMASILADCTRTAMRRAGQLAALGLTALQVAPPHYIFAPSDDGLLSFYRDVAATTRLPIVIYNVISWANVRPAVAARILDRVPSVVAVKQSDKDLGTFADLVRAIGPERVFGAIDGSLMSCYDLKAAGSIAAIASAIPSVNVALWRAVGRGDRDRALELNSGLGEVWEHLAAQNLPARVKAAQAAQGMAAGLPRGPMEPVSPDLAARIAAVIGRIRAL; encoded by the coding sequence ATGGATCCTGAGAGCCTCAAGGGCGTCATCGTGCCCTTGACCACGCCCTTCGACGCGAGCGGCGAGATCGACGGCCGGGCCTATCGCGCGCAGATCGAATGGATGCTGGCCGAGGGCGTCGACGGGATCGTCGTTGGTGGCAGCACCGGCGAAGGCTTCGCGCTCGATGAAGGGGAAGTGGTGGAACTCGCCCATATCGCGCTCGAGGCCGCCGCCGGGCGCGTGCCGGTCATGGCGAGCATTCTGGCCGACTGCACCCGCACGGCCATGCGGCGCGCCGGCCAGCTCGCCGCTCTCGGGCTGACGGCGCTGCAGGTCGCGCCGCCCCATTATATCTTCGCGCCGAGCGACGATGGCCTTCTGTCGTTCTATCGCGACGTCGCCGCGACCACACGCCTCCCCATCGTGATCTACAACGTCATCTCCTGGGCCAATGTCCGGCCGGCCGTCGCGGCGCGGATCCTGGACCGGGTGCCTTCGGTGGTCGCGGTGAAGCAGAGCGACAAGGACCTCGGCACCTTCGCCGATCTCGTGCGCGCGATCGGTCCCGAGCGCGTATTCGGCGCCATCGATGGCTCGCTGATGAGCTGCTACGACCTGAAGGCCGCCGGCTCCATCGCCGCCATTGCCAGCGCCATTCCCTCGGTCAACGTCGCGCTCTGGCGGGCTGTCGGGCGCGGCGATCGCGACCGGGCCCTGGAGCTGAATTCCGGCCTCGGCGAGGTGTGGGAGCATCTTGCGGCCCAGAACCTGCCGGCCCGGGTCAAGGCCGCCCAGGCGGCTCAGGGCATGGCAGCGGGACTGCCGCGCGGGCCGATGGAACCGGTCTCCCCCGATCTGGCCGCGCGGATCGCCGCCGTGATCGGCAGGATCCGGGCCTTGTGA